The genomic window ACGCGTTTCTGCaccccgcctcccccgcgttCCGCACCAGAggtcccctcgcgccgcatCGACCGCCCGGGCCCGACCCTAGGCTGGTGACGTCGCGGGTCGTGTCCAAAAAGTCCCTGTCCGTGGCGTTCTTGATGAAGAACGCGCGGCTCGTGCTGtacaccgcggcgtcggggcgcaCGGGGTTGACGCTCGCGGGGTAGCCGCccacggcgcggtcgtcgtcgcccttctCGGGCGGGGCCGGTCCcttcctcgcctcggcgggtgCGATCTCGTGGAACCTCTgaaacgtcgtcgtcctctcctcctcgaacgcGGGGCCCACGGAGAGGGTGGCGTCGAAACCGCCCACGGTGGGCTTGAGCTCCGTTCTCCTGGGCTGAGAGATTTGCGCGGTGAAGTTCTGGGTGGTGACCATGCGACGCCTGGGCCTGGGGCCGGTGGAGACCTGGCCCGGGACGCCAACCGCTTGGGACGACCTGCTGTAGTCGCTCTGGAAACCTGACGGAGGGGTGACCCTCCGCTTCGTGTCCGAgtggggcgccgcgacggcatCCTCGTGCCAGTCGGGCATCAACACCCTACTGTCATACCTCCAGAAgcgagcctcgagcgccaTCGCGACTGTGTTTGCGATGCTCGGTTTGAGAGGCGATTCCCCCACCGATTCCCGATTTGTCTCGCAGTCGGCTTGCAGCCAACAGAAAGCTCTTGCAGCCACGTTCAAATTTTGTCACTCAGCTGGGCGCGCTCTGGGTGATGGCGTCCAAGAAGAGAAGCTCgggggcggccgcgacgcccaccACGGACGCGAAGAAACCGCGGACAAGACCCGCgacgaccccggcggcggcaccgcccGGGGATGAGAGCGACGACTTCGCCTTCGAGGTCCCGCCAATGTCGCAGGCGAGGAAGAGCTTCGGGGCGGAGATGGCGAAGCTCCAGATGGCGGGAGCGagcgggggcgtcgacgacgagcacaAGTTCCTCAGGGGCATCGCGACCCTCGGCAAGGACCTGTCCTGCTGCCTGTGCCTGTCCACGTTCGAGCGGCCCGTGCGCACGTCGTGCAAGCACTACTACTGCGCAGAGTGCCTCAACGAGTCGCTCCGGAGGAAGCAGCAGTGTCCGCTGTGCAAGGAGAAGGTGACGCGGCGGGacgtggaggacgacgattttgtcgccgcggtggtgtgGAAGTACAGGAGGATAgtcacggcggcgaacgcaTAGACGCACGGGTGAGAGCTTAGCTTCAGACGTCCCGCAACTTTTTGAGTTGGATTAGATCAGTAGTTATCGTCGTCCATCATGCGCACCTCCGGCATGTCCCTGATGCTCTCCTCGACCGCCTTCACCTGCTTAACCCCGgccgcgaacccgccgaagactgccttcttcttcgcccccGGCTCGTCCGTGTCCATCgccccctcgccgtcgttctcCCCGCGCGACCTGCCGTGGTTCAGCTCCCGCTTCACCTCGGGTCCAATCTGATAGTGGTGCTGCGCCTCCACCAGCTTACGCAGCAGCGCCTtatcctcggcgcggatctCCTGCTTGTACCTCTGCACGAAGCACAGCAGGGACTGGTGCCAAACGACCGGCAGCTGCCTGGACTCTTTCCGGAACCGGAGGAAGTGGTCCACcaacgcgtccaccacccTGAACGGCAGGGCGTACTTCTTGTCCAGCAACACGCGGAGGAAGAAGGACGTGGTGCCCGCGTACggcagctccgcgagcttcagcagcgccgcggcggagtgaAGCATCGGGATGGATCCCCGCGTGAGCACCGACGACAACACCACAGCCTCCCTCAGCGTGCACGTCCTCGAGGCGCACAGGGGAATCAGTATCCCCTTGTAAAAGGCCGCGGGCTTGAACGTCGCCTTCTTCAGCGCCTGATACAGCGCGAAGTGCAGCCGCTTGTGCTCGGCGATGTCGTCCCTGACGCGCGGCAGCAGCACGAGCGAGTAGAACCTCTGCGCCATCTTCGCGTTGAGGTTTGACGCGAACAGCCTCGTCGCCTGGAACATGGCGTGCGGGCTCCACTTCTCCGGGTTGGTGAGGTACAGCACCTCCTCCCAGTTGCTCAGCGCGGGTATAATCTTGAACGCCTTGGGGATCTTGCCCACGGTGTACCGCTTGAGTAAGTCGCCCACCTGCCGGTAGACGTCAACCACCTTCTGGTCGATTCCCTCGggcacgggcgcgaggtcgtcgtcgtcgccgccgcccgcgccacccgcgccgcgcccgccgctctccttctccttgatcTTCTCCAGGATGATGTCCGCGAGCGTCCGTTCCTTGCTCGCCTTGGGCGCCATGAACGCGCTGAGCGCCTTCTCGTCCTCCGGCGATATCTCGATGTCCTCGTAGTAATCGTCATCGGCACCCTtgggacccgcgcggtcgtcgtcgccgtcgccgtcgtcgtcgaaggctcccgcggcgcgaaccccgaatccgtcgcggcccgcgcccatcgggtcgtcctcgtcgtcctcgtcctcgtcgctgtccTCGTGAATGGTGGCCTGGATGAGGCTGCGTCCgagcgtcgggcgcgcgaccggcccgccgccgccgccgccgccatcatcGTCGGAGCCCGCCTCCACTTCCTCGAGCTgctgcctcgcggcgagcatgaCCTTGTTGCTCATGGCGTCGGTCATGAAgtcatcctcctcgggctggcgctcgcgcttctTGGTCCTGCCCTTGCCCTGCGCGAGCTTGTCGTTGGCGAGCTggtcggcgagcggcgcaTTCTTCGCCTTCAGGTTGCCGGGCAGCTTTCCTGTGCCCTTGTACGGCATGGTCGGTGATGCCGGGCGCTATTCGTAAGGCTGAGGGGCCCTAGAACCGACGAACGGGAACGGTAGCAGCCTCCGAtgcgtctcgagcgcggctgCGGAGTGCTGGCTCGCGCTTCGATATGTCGCCGACCCGTTCCGAGCCTCCAGCACTACTTTCGAGCAGACAGACAGGCAGGAGAGAGCAAATAAAAGTGGCAAACGGTGTTTCCAAATCAATGCGTGCGCTCTACATCTCCATGTCGTCTTCCTCGGCGGGAGGGGGCGGCACCGCCTgagcggggggcgacgggaccGCCACAaccgaccccggcggcggcggcggcggcgcctccgccggatCCCCCACCGCGAACGCTCCCTCCGGCGGaccccccggcggcggcggcggcaccggctcgcccccgccgtcccccgccgccgcgcccgttccATCCGCCCCTtccgccccgggcgcgggcgcgggcgcggccgccgccgcctccgcgccgggcaTCGCGTACCCGTACGACGCGTAAtacgccgcccacgccgccgcgttggccgcctcgtcgccccccgcagccgccgcggtcgcgttcgcgttgggatccgtcgcgggcgcggacgcgtagCCGTAGTAGGCGGCGTACTgtgccgccaccgcggggtcCGCGTACGCCTGCTCGTACCCACCGCCCGCGTACGCTCCGTACCCCGCGTATGCCGCGGCGTACGGGTTGTACGCGGCGTACGGGTTCATTTGGTGGTTCATCTGGTTGTGCGGCGGCTTGGCCCCCGCGATTCGAACCACGAGCGTTTTGCCGTCCAGCATTTGGCCGTTGAGACCCTGGATGGCGGCCATGGCCTGCTGCTCGTCCATCATCTGCGCgaacccgaacccgcgcgaccgccccgtCTCCCTGTCCGTGATGACCCTGACGTCGGAGGGCAGTCCGTACGGTTGCAACAGCATCTTGAGTTCCTCCGCCCTGTAGTGGTCGGGCATGTACGCCACGTAGAgtttcgcgtcgtcgttgacgggcgcgacgggcgcattgacgggctcgcgcggcgccctcggctcAGCCTTGAGCCGCACGTCGATGCTCTTCCCTTCGACGACGTGTCCgttgagcgccttggcggcgatcgcctcctccggcgtgGAGAACAGGACGAACGCGAATCCCTTGCACGACAGCTGCCGCTCCCTGTCCGGGATGACGTCAATCTGCAGCACGCGACCGAAGGGTTTGAACATCTCCAGCATGCGCTCCGCGTTCATCGTGCTCGGGAGGTGGCCCACGTACAGCTTCGCCGCGTCATCGTTGCTGCCGCCCGACGATGAACTGAACCCGAGgcccgatcgcgcgccgtgaacgccggacccgccgggcgcgccgccccgcgccatAGACttgtcgacgccgagctcggagaGAAAATCGCTGTACGCGTTGTCCAACTGTTGACCAGCGCCCGGGCCGTGCATCATCTCCACGTCCTTGGCgtactgcgccgccgccttggccttgacgtcgtcgctgaGTTGGTACCTCGTCGcgttctcctcgtcctccttggcgcgAAGGTCCAGAAAGTTGGTACCCGGATCTACTCGAAGCGTCCCGTTgatctccgcgagctccttgagctgcCGCTTCTTGTGCTCGTTATTgtcctcgtccacgggcACTAAGAGCTCCTCGatcatcttcgccgcggcgtccacctgcCGTTGGGTGTCGCCCGTGATCAGCACGTGCAtgggctcgtcgtccaccgggTCGTAAGGCTTGTtggggtcggcgccgccgggtttCATGGACCCGCGGCCACGAATCGCGATGTTGGTGTTGGTCTCCTGCTGCATCTTCTTCTGCGTGTTCCCTCTCGGGCCGATGATCAAACCGAAGAAGTTGTACCCCGGGTACTCCGCGACCGGTATGAGGATCTTGCGAGTTTTCCGCGCGGGCTTAAAGTCCGGGGGCGGGGTGAACCCGGGGCAAATCTCAATGAGGagctcgatgagctcgcctCGCTTCGCCGCGTACTTCTCCTTGTCGATGATGTCCCTGGTGTTGGTTCTCACGCCGTTGGCGTCGTAGATGGGCTCGGGCGAGGGAGACCTGGAACGCTCCGACCGTTCGTCGAACGGGAGACCGAGCAGCACGCGCCGGTTGACCTCGGCCAGCTCCTTAAACTTGGCGACAACCTCGGGGCTCGCGCCGGGTGGCGCGGACTTCTCGCTGAGGAGCAGCGTCGGGAGCTGGATCTGCAGGCCGCCGGGCAGCGTCAGCGCGTTGTGATCGTTGGCCGCGGCGTATCCTCCTGCTGCCGCACCCCCGTCCacgatcgccggcgcctgGGGCTCCCATCGGCTCTTGCGTCGCTTCCTCCCAGATCCGTCGTCGGCTGCAGATCCGATCGGAGCGAGagggggcgcggaggcgtaGGGTCCGGGGGGTCCCGAGGAGGCGTACGCACCGGGAGGTCCCGGCGGGGGTCCCGGGACATCAACCTCGGTCCTTTCGGGCTTTGGACcccatcgcgagcgccttccGGCCTTCCGGCGCtcgacggccgccgcgaggtcaaGGTTTTCCGTCGCCATaatggcgcgcgcggaggcgagctTGCCGGCCTATACAACTTGTATTTGAACGCAACAACGAAATGACGCGCGGCAAAAGCCCGCGCACGCACAGCATGTACGGCTCCGCTCAGGTCGCGGGCAGCcgccgggagcgcgcgcagaCGTCGCGCAGCGACCCGGCGAGGGACATGGCCCGGGTCACCGAGGCTGCCATGGCCCAGTCACCGCACCAGGCGGTGCAGAACCTCATCCGCGCCACGCCCGCCAAGTCGGCCAAGAAGAAGCGCCAgagcgtcgcgttcgccaccgccgtggacggcgcTTCCGGGACCGACGACCCCTTCTCAACCTCTCCGAAGGCCATCGCCAgtacctccgcggcggcggacatcaTCGCGGCTCAAGCCCGCaggttcgccgcggagagggccgcgggactcgtcgaggagcccgGAGACGCAatctcgtccgcgatgtGGAGCTCCGCCAAGGGCGCCaccgaggcggtcgccgccgcggtcgcgaacACCTCCAGGGAAAacgccgcgcacctcgtctccagggcggcgtccgcgcacgccgagcacgccgccgacgtcgccgccgcggccgccgcgcacgcgtccgccgccgcggccgccgcgcgcgacgatccctccccggagacggaggctgaggcgcaaaccgccgccgcgatcgcgcgagaagccgcggagatggccacgcgcgccgcggctaaggcgacgtccgcggccacgcgcgcgtccgctgACGACGTCAACaggcgcatcgccgccgcgcgggacgccatgcgaggcgccgacggcttcgacgtcgccgcggagacggagcgGCTTCGTCGatcacagctggcggcgacacagctggcggcgcgcgacgagggcctgctgccgcccacgcccccgccccgcacGAGGCACACGATCATGTCCGAGGTGTAccagagcgcggcgagcggttTGGGAGGTGGTgcgggaggcggtggaggaggcgcacagctgtcaagggcgacggagccttcgtcgccgtccgtcgGGAGGCTCCCGGCCACCCCGGCGCACGCTTATACACGCTCCCCCTCGAgggtggacgccgtcgccgtcgctcgcgaacgtcgggttggatcggcggcggtcaaggTCAAGACGCCGGGGAAGCTCGGCATctccggcgcggccgcgagggtaccggcgcgagcgatgacgcgcgaggctgccggCGCGTACGATTTGGCCGAGGCGAGGCGTAAGCTCTCAAAGCTCTCAAAGGAGgctccctcgccggcgatgaGGTTCAAGGCGAGGCCGGCGCCCTCGTAcacgaagccgcggcggccagactccgcgtccgccgcgcgcgtcgcgagcctgCGGGAgaacgcccccgcggtcAAGAAACGCGATCCGCTGTCGTTTGACTCGATGGCGGATTCCGCGCTGGATCGCCGGCACAGCAGGTTCGAGGCTAACATGGTTGAGCGGGAGCGCCGCATCATGAATCAGATGATCCACTACAACGACGACAAGTCGGAGGCGGGGACGCCGAAGAAAGATGTCAAGATGCACCCGTGGGTGGGTAAGAGcccggagaagaaggcgtcAGAGTCTCCGGGAGCGCACGCCGTGGGTCTCCTGGGCGTTCACATGCCGCGACCCACCAAAAAGAGCATCGCAATCGCCGAAGCGGCTCGCCAGCGCCGAATCGATcgcgaggtggcggaggccatggccgcgacggagaagcAGTACGGCAGCCCCGTCGAGCGTCGGGGTAACCCGTacctcgcgcgttcgcccggCGTGGCGCTGACCAAgacggcagcctcggcgcccggctcggcgaggaggctgaTGGCGgacacgagcgacgcgcgaatTCGGTTGGAAAAGAGTTACGCCGAGGGTCgtttgaacgcggcgagggcgctcctGGCGGAACTGGAGACTGAGAGGAAggggacgtcggcgccggatgtggccgacgacgacgtttgggcgctggacgcgaggagcaggggcgcggtggcggcgttgAGGGGGCGACTTTGAATGTAATCGTGAATTTGATATATCGTCATCGTGTCGTTCGTTCGGTATGGGGTCTCGTCGAGTCCCGCAGTTCAgtacgcgtcgtcgatgtccaTCTCGGAAGCCttgatggccgcggcgatctgcgcagccgcctgcgcggccgccctcctcgcgccgcgttcctcgcggctGAGCTgcggctccggcgcgacCTCCTCCCTGATCCGCCTCTGCTGCGGCCAGACAATCGCCTTGCGCAGCGCGTGTACCCTCAGGAgcaccgacgcgccggcggcgttggcgtcgggctgggacgcggcgcgaagcgcgatcgcgggcgggg from Micromonas commoda chromosome 11, complete sequence includes these protein-coding regions:
- a CDS encoding predicted protein; protein product: MALEARFWRYDSRVLMPDWHEDAVAAPHSDTKRRVTPPSGFQSDYSRSSQAVGVPGQVSTGPRPRRRMVTTQNFTAQISQPRRTELKPTVGGFDATLSVGPAFEEERTTTFQRFHEIAPAEARKGPAPPEKGDDDRAVGGYPASVNPVRPDAAVYSTSRAFFIKNATDRDFLDTTRDVTSLGSGPGGRCGARGPLVRNAGEAGCRNAYSVWADDYGHGV
- a CDS encoding predicted protein codes for the protein MASKKRSSGAAATPTTDAKKPRTRPATTPAAAPPGDESDDFAFEVPPMSQARKSFGAEMAKLQMAGASGGVDDEHKFLRGIATLGKDLSCCLCLSTFERPVRTSCKHYYCAECLNESLRRKQQCPLCKEKVTRRDVEDDDFVAAVVWKYRRIVTAANA
- a CDS encoding predicted protein, translated to MPYKGTGKLPGNLKAKNAPLADQLANDKLAQGKGRTKKRERQPEEDDFMTDAMSNKVMLAARQQLEEDDEDDPMGAGRDGFGVRAAGAFDDDGDGDDDRAGPKGADDDYYEDIEISPEDEKALSAFMAPKASKERTLADIILEKIKEKESGGRGAGGAGGGDDDDLAPVPEGIDQKVVDVYRQVGDLLKRYTVGKIPKAFKIIPALSNWEEVLYLTNPEKWSPHAMFQATRLFASNLNAKMAQRFYSLVLLPRVRDDIAEHKRLHFALYQALKKATFKPAAFYKGILIPLCASRTCTLREAVVLSSVLTRGSIPMLHSAAALLKLAELPYAGTTSFFLRVLLDKKYALPFRVVDALVDHFLRFRKESRQLPVVWHQSLLCFVQRYKQEIRAEDKALLRKLVEAQHHYQIGPEVKRELNHGRSRGENDGEGAMDTDEPGAKKKAVFGGFAAGVKQVKAVEESIRDMPEVRMMDDDNY
- a CDS encoding predicted protein, with amino-acid sequence MARGGAPGGSGVHGARSGLGFSSSSGGSNDDAAKLYVGHLPSTMNAERMLEMFKPFGRVLQIDVIPDRERQLSCKGFAFVLFSTPEEAIAAKALNGHVVEGKSIDVRLKAEPRAPREPVNAPVAPVNDDAKLYVAYMPDHYRAEELKMLLQPYGLPSDVRVITDRETGRSRGFGFAQMMDEQQAMAAIQGLNGQMLDGKTLVVRIAGAKPP
- a CDS encoding predicted protein, translated to PGFTPPPDFKPARKTRKILIPVAEYPGYNFFGLIIGPRGNTQKKMQQETNTNIAIRGRGSMKPGGADPNKPYDPVDDEPMHVLITGDTQRQVDAAAKMIEELLVPVDEDNNEHKKRQLKELAEINGTLRV
- a CDS encoding predicted protein, with translation MTRGKSPRTHSMYGSAQVAGSRRERAQTSRSDPARDMARVTEAAMAQSPHQAVQNLIRATPAKSAKKKRQSVAFATAVDGASGTDDPFSTSPKAIASTSAAADIIAAQARRFAAERAAGLVEEPGDAISSAMWSSAKGATEAVAAAVANTSRENAAHLVSRAASAHAEHAADVAAAAAAHASAAAAAARDDPSPETEAEAQTAAAIAREAAEMATRAAAKATSAATRASADDVNRRIAAARDAMRGADGFDVAAETERLRRSQLAATQLAARDEGLLPPTPPPRTRHTIMSEVYQSAASGLGGGAGGGGGGAQLSRATEPSSPSVGRLPATPAHAYTRSPSRVDAVAVARERRVGSAAVKVKTPGKLGISGAAARVPARAMTREAAGAYDLAEARRKLSKLSKEAPSPAMRFKARPAPSYTKPRRPDSASAARVASLRENAPAVKKRDPLSFDSMADSALDRRHSRFEANMVERERRIMNQMIHYNDDKSEAGTPKKDVKMHPWVGKSPEKKASESPGAHAVGLLGVHMPRPTKKSIAIAEAARQRRIDREVAEAMAATEKQYGSPVERRGNPYLARSPGVALTKTAASAPGSARRLMADTSDARIRLEKSYAEGRLNAARALLAELETERKGTSAPDVADDDVWALDARSRGAVAALRGRL